A single region of the Thermoanaerobacterium aotearoense genome encodes:
- a CDS encoding ABC transporter substrate-binding protein, with protein MRKTSKVIALLLVLLMAFSVLITGCGNSTKSDQSKTSENSSTQNKTETTSQPVTLDIFQFKVEIKDALQNAINTYMKENPNVKINLETVGGGQDYGAALKAKFNSGSEPAIYNVGGPQDVATWKPKLADLSDTKAAKAALPGTLTGVTQDGKIYGLPFDLEGYGLIYNKQIFSKAGIDPSSIKTFDALVNAVKTLDSKKKELGIEAVFAFPAKETWVTGLHLSNAFLSPEFDGDVMKAFNSKTVDFKYGDAMKQMIDLQNKYSVQPTASLDYSTQVEKLFGTGKVAMIQQGNWVYPTLESLDKNFAQNDIGMLPYPVPGYKEDSYPEGVPMYWAVNSDKPADVQKAAKDFLDWLYTSDEGKQIVTQQFKFVPAYTGYNSNSISDPLGMQLFVAASQGKTYGWVFMGYPNNWGQNVLGADIQLYVNGSLSWDKVISHAKQAWADARK; from the coding sequence ATGAGGAAAACCTCAAAAGTAATTGCGCTGCTTTTAGTGCTTTTAATGGCATTTTCAGTGCTTATAACAGGATGCGGAAATAGTACAAAATCTGATCAAAGCAAAACTTCAGAAAATAGTTCAACTCAAAATAAGACTGAGACTACAAGCCAACCTGTAACATTAGACATTTTCCAATTTAAAGTTGAAATAAAAGATGCTCTTCAAAATGCTATAAATACTTACATGAAAGAAAATCCTAATGTTAAGATCAATTTAGAAACTGTAGGCGGAGGACAAGATTACGGTGCTGCATTAAAAGCTAAATTCAATTCAGGTTCAGAGCCAGCAATATACAATGTAGGTGGACCACAGGATGTTGCTACATGGAAGCCAAAATTGGCTGATCTGTCAGATACAAAAGCTGCAAAAGCCGCTCTTCCTGGTACTCTTACTGGTGTGACGCAGGACGGTAAAATTTATGGTTTACCATTTGATTTAGAGGGATATGGATTAATCTACAACAAACAGATATTCAGCAAAGCAGGTATTGATCCATCCAGCATTAAAACTTTTGATGCATTGGTGAATGCTGTAAAGACTTTGGATTCAAAGAAGAAAGAGTTAGGCATCGAAGCTGTTTTCGCATTCCCGGCAAAAGAAACTTGGGTTACTGGACTCCATCTATCTAATGCATTCTTGTCACCAGAATTTGATGGAGATGTCATGAAAGCATTTAATTCTAAGACAGTAGACTTCAAATATGGTGATGCAATGAAGCAGATGATTGATCTTCAGAATAAGTATTCAGTACAACCTACAGCAAGTCTTGACTACAGCACGCAAGTTGAAAAGCTTTTTGGAACTGGAAAAGTTGCGATGATTCAGCAAGGTAACTGGGTATATCCTACATTAGAGTCACTTGATAAGAACTTTGCACAAAATGATATTGGCATGTTGCCATACCCTGTTCCAGGATATAAAGAAGACTCATATCCCGAAGGTGTCCCAATGTATTGGGCAGTTAACAGCGACAAACCAGCGGATGTTCAAAAAGCTGCTAAAGATTTCTTAGATTGGTTGTATACATCAGATGAAGGAAAACAGATAGTTACTCAGCAGTTTAAGTTTGTCCCAGCATATACTGGGTACAATTCAAATAGCATATCTGATCCGCTTGGAATGCAGCTTTTTGTGGCAGCAAGTCAAGGCAAGACATATGGATGGGTATTCATGGGGTATCCAAACAATTGGGGTCAAAATGTCCTTGGTGCTGATATACAGCTTTATGTGAATGGTTCATTAAGTTGGGATAAAGTGATTTCACATGCTAAACAGGCTTGGGCAGATGCGAGAAAATAA
- a CDS encoding alpha amylase N-terminal ig-like domain-containing protein: MNKKLFTNRFISFNMSLLLVLTAVFSSIPLHSVHAADNASVVANIVGEFQDQLGDSNWNIDSNITIMQYMGNGLYEFTTPTQLKAGSYQYKVALNHSWDGGGVPSQGNLTLNLANDSYVTFWFDYNTQSVTDSTKYTPIANDKLPRLVGTIQSAIGAGNDWDPGTSTAIMTDDNFDNVYSYTAHVPKGDYQYKVTLGNTWDENYGANGVKDGSNIQINVTNDADITFYYDANTHNIWTNYSPILTGLDNNIYYDDLKHDTHDSFFRNPFGAIKVGQTVTLRIQAKNHDLESARISYWDDINKIRTELPMTRIGESPDGNYEYWEIKLSFDHPTRIWYYFILKDGTKTAYYGDNDDQLGGVGKATDTVNKDFELTVYDKNFDTPDWMKGAVMYQIFPDRFYNGDTSNDHAKTLSRGNDPIEFHNNWNDLPDNPNNAGTPGYTGDGIWSNDFFGGDLKGIDDKLDYLKGLGVSVIYLNPIFESPSNHKYDTADYTKIDEMFGTTQDFEKLMSDAHAKGIKIILDGVFNHTSDDSIYFNRYGKYPGLGAYQAWKEGNQSLSPYGDWYTINSDGTYECWWGYDSLPVIKSLNGSEYNVTSWANFIINNENAISKYWLNSDGNLNDGADGWRLDVENEVAHDFWTHFRNAINTVKFEAPMIAENWGDASLDLLGDSFNSVMNYQFRNDIIDFLIGQSFDDGNGQHNPIDAAKLDQRLMSIYERYPLPAFYSTMNLLGSHDTMRILTVFGYNSADPNENSDAAKQLAEQKLKLATILQMGYPGMADIYYGDEAGVSGGKDPDDRRTFPWGNEDTTLQDFFKNISSIRNNNQVLKTGDLETLYAQNDVYAIGRRIINGKDAFGTSYPDSAAIVAINRSKSDKQIAIDTTKFLRDGVTFKDLINNNVSYSISNGQIVIDVPAMSGVMLISDDGQDLTAPQAPSNVVVTSGNGKVDLSWSQSDGATGYNIYRSSVEGGLYEKIASNVTETTFEDANVTNGLKYVYAISAIDELGNESGISNDAVAYPAYPIGWVGNLTQVSDNHIIGVDKPTEDIYAEVWADGLTNSTGQGPNMIAQLGYKYVGGTIYDSVYGSVYNSVYGVDDSGFTWVNAQYVGDIGNNDQYKASFTPDKIGQWEYLMRFSDNQGQDWITTSTLSFYVVPSDDLIKPTAPYLNQPGTESSRVSLTWNPSTDNVGIYDYEIYRSDGGTFNKIATVSNEVYNYIDTSVINGVTYNYKVVAVDLSFNRTESNVVTIKPDVVPIKVIFNVTVPDYTPDAVNLAGTFPNATWDPSAQQMTKIDNNTYSITLTLEEGTQIEYKYARGSWDKVEKDEYGNELASNRKVTIVNQGNNEMTINDTVYRWRDIPIFIYSPSSNMTVDSNISTMEIKGNTYKGAKVIINGDGFVQDENGVFTKDVSLNYGINTIKIHVEPNDGSVYGNDQGRITELTKDIEIDVIRQENNSGSGIGNNNTGTSGSNSSSAGSGNTESTGTSTTSTTSGNSSNTNNTIGTVNKNGNIITLTLDAGKAKDLIVNSKDKKIVFDITTIGEGQQKVVQISKDILDSSAANDKDIVIKSDNASIALTKDALNQDQIQNGVNVSIKDNGKPNVTNYVPLSNVVDITINGSSGNVALAKPVEVTLNISKANDPRKVAVYYYNPTTNQWEYVGGKVDASSGTITFNATHFSQYAAFEYDKTFNDIKDNWAKDVIEVLASRHIVEGMTDTQYEPNKTVTRAEFTAMILRLLNIKEEAYSGEFSDVKSGDWYANAIEAAYKAGIIEGDGKNARPNDSITREEMTAIAMRAYEMLTQYKEDNIGATTFSDDKSISDWARNVVANAAKLGIVNGEPNNVFVPKGNATRAEAAAIIYGSLEKSGNI, from the coding sequence ATGAATAAAAAGCTTTTTACCAACAGATTCATAAGCTTTAATATGTCGCTTTTATTAGTATTGACAGCGGTATTTTCTTCAATACCACTTCACAGTGTACATGCTGCTGATAATGCAAGCGTTGTAGCAAATATCGTAGGGGAATTTCAAGATCAACTGGGTGATTCTAACTGGAATATTGATAGTAACATTACCATAATGCAGTATATGGGAAATGGACTGTATGAATTTACTACGCCAACTCAACTAAAAGCTGGTAGCTATCAGTATAAAGTTGCATTAAACCATTCATGGGATGGTGGAGGTGTCCCATCTCAAGGAAATCTAACGCTGAACTTAGCAAATGATTCATATGTTACATTTTGGTTTGACTATAATACACAATCTGTAACTGATTCTACTAAATATACTCCAATAGCTAATGACAAATTGCCCAGATTAGTTGGAACAATTCAATCAGCTATTGGAGCAGGTAATGATTGGGATCCTGGAACATCGACAGCAATAATGACAGATGATAATTTTGACAACGTTTATTCATACACTGCGCATGTCCCAAAGGGTGACTATCAATACAAGGTGACATTAGGAAATACATGGGATGAAAATTATGGTGCAAATGGTGTGAAAGATGGTTCAAATATACAAATAAATGTCACAAACGATGCCGATATAACGTTTTATTATGATGCAAATACTCATAATATTTGGACCAATTATAGTCCCATCCTCACTGGTTTAGATAACAACATATATTATGATGACCTAAAGCATGATACACATGATTCGTTTTTTAGGAATCCTTTTGGCGCTATAAAAGTAGGGCAAACTGTCACATTAAGAATTCAAGCAAAAAATCATGATCTCGAGTCTGCCAGAATATCGTATTGGGACGATATAAATAAGATTAGGACAGAATTACCTATGACAAGAATAGGTGAAAGTCCTGATGGTAATTATGAATATTGGGAAATAAAGTTGAGTTTTGATCATCCAACGAGAATTTGGTATTACTTTATATTAAAAGATGGAACTAAAACAGCTTATTATGGCGACAATGATGATCAACTTGGTGGTGTTGGAAAAGCAACAGATACTGTAAATAAGGATTTTGAATTAACTGTATATGATAAAAATTTTGATACGCCTGATTGGATGAAAGGCGCTGTCATGTATCAAATTTTCCCTGACAGGTTTTATAATGGCGATACATCTAATGATCATGCAAAGACATTAAGCCGTGGCAATGATCCAATAGAGTTCCATAATAATTGGAATGATCTGCCGGATAACCCTAATAATGCTGGAACTCCAGGTTATACTGGCGATGGTATTTGGTCAAACGACTTTTTTGGTGGTGATTTAAAAGGAATCGATGATAAACTTGATTATCTGAAAGGACTTGGAGTATCTGTAATTTACTTAAATCCAATATTTGAATCACCTTCAAATCATAAGTATGATACTGCTGATTATACAAAGATTGATGAAATGTTTGGTACTACACAAGATTTTGAAAAGTTAATGAGTGATGCACATGCTAAAGGTATAAAAATAATTCTTGATGGTGTATTCAATCACACCAGTGATGATAGTATATATTTTAATAGATACGGCAAATATCCGGGATTAGGTGCATATCAAGCTTGGAAAGAAGGAAATCAGTCTTTATCGCCGTATGGTGATTGGTATACTATAAATTCCGACGGTACTTACGAGTGCTGGTGGGGTTATGACAGTTTGCCTGTTATAAAATCATTAAATGGTAGTGAATATAACGTTACAAGTTGGGCCAACTTTATAATAAACAATGAAAATGCCATTTCCAAGTATTGGCTAAATTCAGATGGGAATTTAAATGATGGTGCTGATGGTTGGCGTTTGGATGTGGAAAATGAAGTTGCACATGATTTCTGGACACATTTTAGGAATGCTATTAATACCGTAAAATTTGAAGCGCCAATGATAGCAGAAAATTGGGGAGATGCGTCCCTTGATTTACTTGGCGATTCTTTTAATTCAGTTATGAATTATCAGTTTAGAAATGACATCATAGATTTTTTGATTGGGCAATCTTTCGATGATGGAAATGGTCAACACAATCCTATAGATGCAGCAAAACTTGACCAAAGGCTGATGAGCATATATGAAAGATATCCGTTGCCTGCTTTTTATTCAACGATGAATTTGCTTGGTTCTCATGATACAATGAGAATATTAACAGTGTTTGGATATAACTCTGCAGATCCTAACGAAAACTCAGACGCTGCTAAACAACTGGCAGAACAAAAGCTAAAATTAGCAACAATTTTGCAGATGGGATATCCTGGTATGGCGGATATTTACTATGGCGATGAAGCAGGAGTTTCTGGCGGTAAAGATCCAGATGATAGAAGAACATTCCCGTGGGGAAATGAAGATACGACATTACAAGATTTCTTTAAAAATATATCAAGCATAAGAAATAACAATCAAGTATTAAAAACTGGTGATTTGGAGACTTTATATGCACAAAATGATGTTTATGCCATTGGTAGGAGAATTATAAATGGTAAAGATGCTTTTGGCACTTCATACCCTGATAGCGCTGCAATTGTTGCAATAAATAGAAGCAAGTCAGATAAACAAATAGCTATTGATACTACAAAGTTTTTAAGAGATGGAGTTACTTTTAAAGATTTAATTAACAACAATGTATCGTATTCAATAAGTAATGGACAGATAGTTATAGATGTACCTGCTATGAGCGGTGTAATGCTTATATCAGATGATGGGCAAGATTTAACTGCTCCACAAGCTCCTTCAAATGTTGTTGTTACTTCCGGCAATGGTAAAGTTGATTTATCGTGGTCGCAATCTGATGGTGCAACAGGATACAATATATATCGTTCGTCAGTAGAAGGTGGTTTATATGAAAAAATAGCATCAAATGTAACTGAAACAACGTTTGAAGATGCCAATGTTACAAATGGATTAAAATATGTATATGCAATATCAGCAATTGATGAATTAGGCAATGAAAGCGGAATTAGTAATGATGCAGTAGCATATCCAGCGTATCCTATAGGGTGGGTAGGAAATCTTACACAAGTATCTGATAATCATATAATAGGTGTTGATAAACCAACAGAAGATATTTATGCGGAAGTTTGGGCAGATGGACTTACAAATAGCACTGGTCAAGGTCCAAATATGATAGCGCAATTAGGATATAAATATGTTGGCGGTACTATTTATGATTCAGTATATGGAAGTGTATATAACAGCGTATATGGCGTAGATGATAGTGGCTTTACCTGGGTAAATGCTCAATATGTTGGAGACATAGGAAATAATGATCAGTACAAAGCAAGTTTTACACCTGATAAAATAGGTCAATGGGAATATTTGATGAGATTTTCCGACAATCAAGGGCAAGACTGGATTACCACAAGCACATTATCATTTTATGTTGTTCCTTCTGACGATTTAATAAAGCCAACTGCACCTTATTTGAATCAGCCAGGTACAGAATCATCGAGAGTCTCGCTTACATGGAATCCATCTACCGACAATGTCGGTATATACGATTATGAAATTTATAGGTCCGATGGTGGAACATTTAATAAAATAGCTACTGTATCAAATGAAGTTTATAATTATATTGATACGAGCGTAATTAATGGTGTAACTTACAATTATAAAGTTGTTGCTGTTGATCTATCATTTAATAGGACAGAATCTAATGTGGTTACAATAAAACCAGATGTAGTACCTATAAAAGTTATTTTTAATGTAACTGTACCTGATTATACACCAGATGCTGTTAATTTGGCAGGAACATTTCCTAATGCTACTTGGGATCCATCAGCACAACAGATGACAAAAATAGATAATAATACTTATAGCATTACACTTACGCTTGAAGAAGGAACACAAATAGAATACAAATATGCCAGAGGTAGTTGGGATAAGGTTGAAAAAGACGAATACGGAAATGAGCTTGCATCAAACAGAAAAGTAACGATTGTAAATCAAGGCAACAATGAAATGACGATAAATGATACGGTTTATAGGTGGAGGGATATTCCAATATTTATATATTCTCCAAGTAGCAATATGACAGTTGATTCTAATATAAGTACAATGGAAATCAAAGGTAACACGTATAAAGGTGCTAAAGTCATAATAAACGGTGATGGTTTTGTCCAAGATGAAAATGGTGTATTTACTAAAGATGTTTCTTTAAATTATGGGATAAATACGATTAAGATACATGTTGAACCAAATGATGGTAGTGTTTATGGTAACGATCAAGGCAGAATAACTGAACTTACAAAGGATATTGAGATTGATGTAATTAGACAAGAGAATAATAGTGGAAGCGGCATAGGAAATAATAATACAGGCACAAGTGGAAGCAATTCAAGCAGCGCAGGGAGCGGTAACACTGAAAGTACAGGTACAAGCACAACAAGTACTACAAGCGGCAATAGCAGCAATACGAACAATACAATTGGAACAGTCAATAAAAATGGCAACATTATCACATTGACGCTTGATGCGGGAAAAGCTAAAGACCTTATAGTAAATTCAAAAGACAAGAAAATCGTATTTGACATAACAACAATAGGTGAAGGACAACAAAAAGTCGTGCAGATTTCTAAGGACATTTTAGACTCAAGTGCTGCCAACGACAAAGACATCGTCATAAAATCAGACAATGCATCGATAGCACTTACGAAAGATGCACTTAACCAAGACCAGATACAAAACGGTGTCAATGTATCAATAAAAGACAATGGAAAGCCTAATGTGACAAATTATGTGCCGCTTTCTAATGTAGTAGACATAACAATAAACGGTAGCAGTGGGAATGTAGCATTGGCAAAACCAGTAGAGGTAACATTAAATATATCAAAAGCTAACGATCCAAGAAAAGTAGCAGTTTACTACTACAACCCAACGACAAATCAATGGGAGTACGTAGGTGGTAAAGTAGACGCATCATCTGGAACAATAACATTCAATGCGACGCACTTCTCACAATATGCAGCATTTGAGTACGACAAGACATTTAATGACATAAAAGACAATTGGGCGAAAGATGTAATAGAAGTATTAGCATCAAGGCACATAGTAGAAGGGATGACAGATACACAGTATGAACCAAACAAGACAGTGACGAGAGCAGAATTCACAGCAATGATACTGAGGCTTCTAAACATAAAAGAAGAAGCATACAGCGGAGAATTTAGCGATGTAAAAAGTGGAGACTGGTATGCAAACGCAATAGAAGCAGCATACAAAGCAGGGATAATCGAAGGTGACGGAAAGAACGCAAGGCCCAATGACAGCATAACAAGAGAAGAAATGACAGCAATAGCCATGAGGGCATACGAGATGCTGACACAGTACAAAGAAGATAATATAGGTGCGACAACATTTAGCGATGACAAATCCATAAGCGATTGGGCAAGAAATGTAGTGGCAAATGCAGCGAAATTAGGAATAGTAAATGGTGAGCCAAATAACGTATTTGTACCTAAAGGAAATGCCACGAGAGCAGAAGCAGCAGCTATCATATACGGCTCATTAGAAAAAAGCGGAAACATATAA
- a CDS encoding IS110 family transposase, giving the protein MKYNQNLKILQITEKTLIVGVDIAKETHHARAFDFRGIEYGKRIEFSNDIDGMERFFKWAAEIMNKSNKEHLMVGMEPTGHYWLCFAQFLKDKNHKVVLVNPFHVKRSKEFDDNSPTKNDRKDPKTIAMLVKDGRYVEPNIPEGIYSELRIAVDIREMLTKDLNKIKNRVARWLDIYFPEFNKVFADWEGKAALITLKEFPTPAKILGIGAKEILAAWKKEVNRAVGIKRALKLIEAASRSVGKRDGIEMAEIEIKIILEQYEMLVKQFKEIESKIEELFMQVSDASEMLGIKGVGVITAATFIAEVSDITRYEHPKQIQKLAGYNLVENSSGQHKGQTTISKRGRRRLRSTLYKMMMPILANNKEFQELHKYYTTRKENPLKKKQSMIVLCCKLIRVFFVILKKGVKYNGNKMLRDIKRPEIRNAA; this is encoded by the coding sequence ATGAAGTATAACCAAAATTTAAAGATATTGCAAATAACAGAAAAGACATTAATTGTAGGTGTAGACATTGCTAAAGAGACACATCACGCTAGAGCTTTTGATTTTAGAGGAATAGAATACGGTAAGCGTATTGAATTTAGCAATGACATTGATGGAATGGAAAGATTCTTTAAATGGGCTGCAGAGATTATGAATAAAAGCAACAAAGAGCATTTAATGGTTGGCATGGAACCAACAGGCCATTATTGGCTCTGCTTTGCACAGTTTCTTAAAGATAAGAACCATAAGGTGGTGCTGGTAAATCCATTCCACGTAAAAAGAAGTAAGGAATTTGATGATAACTCGCCAACTAAAAATGACAGAAAAGACCCTAAGACAATTGCAATGCTAGTTAAAGATGGAAGATATGTTGAACCTAATATACCTGAGGGTATATACAGCGAGCTTAGAATTGCAGTGGACATAAGGGAAATGCTTACAAAAGACTTAAATAAGATAAAGAACCGGGTTGCAAGATGGCTTGATATATACTTTCCTGAGTTTAATAAAGTTTTTGCAGATTGGGAAGGGAAAGCGGCACTGATAACATTGAAAGAATTTCCAACGCCTGCAAAGATATTAGGTATTGGAGCCAAAGAAATACTTGCAGCCTGGAAGAAGGAAGTTAACCGTGCTGTAGGTATAAAGAGGGCTTTAAAGCTTATAGAAGCTGCCAGTCGAAGTGTGGGTAAAAGAGATGGCATTGAGATGGCAGAGATAGAGATAAAAATTATACTTGAACAGTACGAAATGCTAGTAAAGCAGTTTAAAGAAATAGAAAGCAAAATAGAAGAGCTTTTTATGCAAGTATCTGATGCTAGTGAAATGCTAGGTATAAAAGGTGTAGGAGTAATAACAGCAGCAACATTTATTGCTGAAGTTAGCGATATAACAAGATATGAGCATCCAAAACAAATCCAGAAGCTTGCGGGTTACAATCTGGTTGAGAATAGTTCAGGGCAGCATAAAGGGCAAACCACCATAAGCAAAAGAGGAAGAAGGCGGCTAAGAAGTACTTTATACAAAATGATGATGCCCATACTTGCAAACAATAAAGAATTTCAGGAATTGCACAAATACTACACCACAAGAAAAGAAAACCCGCTAAAAAAGAAACAGTCCATGATAGTTTTATGCTGCAAGCTAATTAGAGTATTTTTTGTCATACTGAAAAAAGGAGTAAAATACAACGGAAATAAGATGTTAAGAGACATAAAAAGACCAGAGATTAGGAATGCTGCATAA
- a CDS encoding YvcK family protein, whose protein sequence is MKNFAYLNGPKVVVIGGGTGLSTMLRGLKKYTHNITAIVTVADDGGGSGVLREDLGMLPPGDIRNCILALANTEPTMEKLLQYRFTDGMLKGQSFGNLFLAAMNGISNSFEEAVKKMSEVLAVSGKVLPVTLDDVKLKAKLKNGIVIDGESLIPKLQMKEKSPIERIFLEPKDAKPVKEALTDIMDADEIILGPGSLYTSIIPNLLVNDVCEAIEDSKAIKVYVCNIMTQPGETIGYDANAHVDALFLHGLKSLDYVIVNNGEIPYEYKDRYKEDMSQPVSYDVESFKQKGIKVIEKDVLAIRNNYIRHDEQKLAEILMGLLE, encoded by the coding sequence ATGAAGAATTTTGCTTACTTAAATGGACCAAAAGTCGTGGTTATTGGTGGTGGTACAGGATTATCAACAATGCTTAGAGGACTTAAGAAGTACACCCATAACATTACTGCAATCGTAACAGTTGCAGATGATGGAGGAGGTTCTGGTGTATTAAGAGAGGATTTAGGCATGTTGCCGCCTGGTGATATAAGAAACTGTATACTGGCGTTAGCAAATACTGAACCTACAATGGAAAAGCTTTTACAATACAGGTTTACTGATGGTATGCTTAAAGGGCAAAGCTTTGGAAATCTTTTTTTAGCTGCTATGAATGGCATATCAAATAGTTTTGAAGAAGCTGTAAAGAAAATGAGTGAAGTTTTAGCTGTGTCAGGAAAGGTTTTGCCTGTCACATTGGATGATGTCAAACTAAAAGCTAAGTTAAAAAACGGTATAGTCATAGATGGAGAGTCTTTAATACCGAAACTTCAAATGAAAGAAAAAAGCCCGATAGAAAGAATATTTTTGGAGCCGAAAGATGCAAAACCAGTAAAAGAAGCCTTAACAGATATCATGGATGCTGATGAAATTATATTAGGCCCTGGGAGTTTATACACCAGTATAATACCAAATCTATTAGTCAATGATGTGTGTGAAGCAATAGAAGATTCAAAAGCAATTAAGGTATATGTGTGCAATATAATGACACAGCCTGGTGAGACAATTGGCTACGATGCCAATGCACACGTTGATGCGCTTTTTCTGCATGGGTTAAAATCTCTTGACTATGTCATCGTAAATAATGGTGAAATTCCTTATGAGTACAAAGATAGATATAAAGAAGACATGTCGCAACCTGTAAGTTATGATGTAGAAAGCTTTAAGCAAAAGGGAATAAAAGTCATCGAAAAAGATGTGTTAGCAATAAGAAACAATTATATAAGACATGATGAGCAAAAGCTTGCAGAGATACTAATGGGACTACTTGAGTGA
- the rapZ gene encoding RNase adapter RapZ, which yields MRFVIITGLSGAGKSQALKSMEDIGFFCIDNFPPALIPKLADLFYGSKDIDKVALGMDLRGGQLFKDIFSAIDYLKKNKYDYEIIFLEASDEALIKRFKETRRRHPLTDGGSIINGIKDERQKLAEIRKMANSIIDTTNLTAAQLKQELYNIFIEGRKFKGLIVNVMSFGFKYGIPLDADLVFDVRFLPNPYYIDELRPLTGNDKKVMDYVMKWEEAKQFLNKLEDMIEFLLPFYIREGKSQLVIAVGCTGGKHRSVTIANALYDLLRKRDYTAIINHRDIREE from the coding sequence ATGAGATTTGTGATAATTACCGGTCTTTCGGGCGCCGGGAAAAGCCAAGCATTGAAATCTATGGAGGACATCGGATTCTTTTGCATTGACAATTTTCCTCCAGCATTGATACCGAAGTTGGCTGATCTCTTTTATGGTTCTAAAGACATAGATAAAGTGGCGCTCGGTATGGATCTTAGAGGTGGACAACTATTTAAAGATATTTTTTCTGCTATAGACTATTTAAAGAAAAATAAGTACGATTATGAAATAATCTTTTTGGAGGCTTCAGATGAAGCTTTGATAAAGAGATTTAAGGAAACAAGGAGACGACATCCACTTACAGATGGCGGATCAATAATAAACGGAATAAAAGACGAAAGGCAAAAACTTGCGGAAATAAGAAAAATGGCAAACAGCATCATTGACACGACGAATTTAACTGCAGCTCAGCTTAAACAGGAATTGTACAATATTTTCATCGAAGGAAGAAAATTCAAAGGTTTAATCGTAAATGTAATGTCATTTGGATTTAAATACGGTATACCACTTGATGCCGATCTTGTATTCGATGTGAGGTTTTTGCCGAATCCTTATTATATAGATGAACTTAGACCACTTACAGGAAATGATAAAAAAGTAATGGATTATGTCATGAAGTGGGAAGAAGCAAAACAATTTTTAAATAAGTTGGAAGACATGATAGAGTTTTTACTGCCATTTTATATAAGGGAAGGCAAATCACAGCTTGTAATAGCTGTTGGGTGCACAGGCGGTAAGCATAGATCTGTGACTATTGCAAATGCACTGTACGATCTGCTTAGAAAAAGGGATTACACAGCTATAATAAATCATAGGGATATTAGAGAAGAATAA
- a CDS encoding PHP domain-containing protein, whose product MEIFADYHTHTVFSHGKGTIEDNVKAAIQKGLKEIAITDHGPRHIFFGIRSRNYRKIRDEIDRVNDKFPDIKVLMGVEANLISLNGDIDVDDELLKYIDILLMGYHTGVSPFDFYNLVNLFGKNAASKYFISLKPVVREQNTDAMIKAINKYDINIITHPGAKVDIDTKRLALAAKARGTALEINSSHGYMTVEYVKIAKSVGAKFVIDSDAHTPSRVGDFARGIEIAKKAGLTTNDIINAKE is encoded by the coding sequence ATGGAAATTTTTGCTGATTATCACACACACACTGTATTTAGCCATGGAAAAGGTACAATCGAAGACAATGTAAAAGCTGCGATACAAAAAGGACTTAAAGAAATTGCTATCACTGATCATGGACCGAGGCATATATTTTTTGGCATAAGAAGTCGCAATTACAGGAAAATAAGAGACGAAATAGATAGAGTGAACGATAAATTTCCTGATATAAAGGTTTTAATGGGAGTAGAAGCAAATCTTATAAGTTTAAATGGTGATATTGATGTCGATGATGAGCTTTTAAAATATATAGATATACTGCTTATGGGTTATCACACAGGTGTTTCGCCATTTGATTTCTATAACCTTGTCAATTTGTTTGGGAAAAATGCAGCCAGCAAATATTTTATATCTTTAAAACCAGTCGTTAGAGAACAGAACACAGATGCGATGATAAAAGCCATAAATAAATACGATATAAATATAATTACACATCCTGGAGCAAAAGTCGATATAGATACTAAAAGACTTGCTTTGGCGGCTAAAGCAAGAGGAACGGCTCTTGAGATAAACTCAAGCCACGGATACATGACTGTAGAATACGTAAAAATAGCAAAATCTGTTGGTGCAAAATTCGTAATTGACAGCGATGCACATACACCATCGAGAGTTGGCGATTTTGCGAGAGGAATCGAAATTGCGAAAAAAGCAGGACTTACAACAAATGATATAATAAATGCTAAGGAGTGA